A section of the Callospermophilus lateralis isolate mCalLat2 chromosome 14, mCalLat2.hap1, whole genome shotgun sequence genome encodes:
- the Gdf7 gene encoding growth/differentiation factor 7 has translation MDLSAAAALCLWLLSACRPREGLEAAAVLRVGGAGQTWSPGGGGADGQTLAPATGASAVQAAVVPGARAARRAAGSSFRNGSVVPHHFMMSLYRSLAGRAPGGAASTWSHDHADTITGFVDLATQDDSATETGQSFLFDVSSLPDADEVVRAELRVLRRESSEPGLGSGTSPPLLLLSTCPGASRSPRQLHSRATEPLDGRRWEVFDVADAVRHHRQEPRATRALCLLLRAVVGPARSPMALRLLGFGWRGGGGSAAEERALLVVSSRTHRKESLFREIRAQARALGAALVAESPPDPGPGNGPSRIVMGGRRRRRTALAGARATQGSGGGMGRGHGRRGRSRCSRKPLHVDFKELGWDDWIIAPLDYEAYHCEGVCDFPLRSHLEPTNHAIIQTLLNSMAPDAAPASCCVPARLSPISILYIDAANNVVYKQYEDMVVEACGCR, from the exons ATGGACCTGAGCGCCGCCGCCGCACTGTGCCTCTGGCTGCTGAGTGCCTGCCGCCCCCGCGAAGGGCTGGAAGCGGCGGCTGTGCTGCGAGTGGGGGGGGCAGGGCAGACCTGGAGCCCGGGGGGCGGCGGCGCGGACGGACAGACCCTCGCCCCGGCCACGGGCGCCTCGGCTGTCCAGGCCGCGGTGGTTCCGGGGGCCCGAGCGGCGCGGCGCGCTGCGGGCTCCAGCTTCAGGAACGGCTCAGTGGTGCCGCACCACTTCATGATGTCGCTTTACAGGAGTCTGGCCGGGAGGGCTcccggtggggcagcctccacctggaGCCACGACCATGCGGACACAATCACCGGCTTCGTAGACCTGGCGACCCAAG ACGATTCGGCAACCGAGACTGGTCAGAGCTTCCTGTTCGATGTGTCCAGCCTTCCAGATGCCGACGAGGTGGTGCGTGCCGAGCTCCGCGTGCTGCGCCGCGAATCTTCAGAGCCAGGCCTTGGCAGCGGGACTTCGCCGCCGCTGCTGCTTTTATCCACGTGTCCGGGAGCATCCCGCTCACCACGCCAGCTGCACTCCCGTGCAACTGAGCCCCTGGACGGCCGGCGGTGGGAGGTGTTCGACGTGGCCGACGCCGTGCGGCACCACCGCCAGGAGCCCCGCGCCACCCGTGCGCTCTGCCTCTTGCTCCGCGCAGTGGTCGGTCCCGCCCGGAGTCCAATGGCACTGCGGCTGCTGGGCTTCGGCTGGCGGGGCGGAGGCGGCTCTGCGGCTGAGGAGCGCGCGCTGCTAGTCGTCTCCTCCCGCACGCACCGGAAGGAGAGCCTGTTCCGAGAGATCCGCGCCCAGGCCCGCGCACTCGGGGCCGCTCTGGTCGCAGAGTCGCCGCCCGACCCGGGACCCGGCAATGGGCCATCGAGGATAGTCATGGGCGGCCGCAGGCGGCGGCGGACGGCGCTGGCTGGGGCGCGGGCCACGCAGGGCAGCGGCGGGGGCATGGGCCGGGGCCACGGGCGAAGGGGCCGGAGCCGTTGTAGCCGCAAACCGCTCCACGtggatttcaaggagctaggctgGGATGACTGGATCATCGCGCCGCTGGACTACGAGGCTTACCATTGCGAGGGCGTTTGCGACTTCCCGCTGCGCTCGCACCTCGAGCCCACCAACCACGCCATCATTCAGACGCTGCTCAACTCCATGGCGCCAGACGCGGCGCCGGCTTCCTGCTGCGTGCCCGCACGCCTCAGCCCCATCAGCATCCTTTACATCGACGCCGCCAACAACGTGGTCTACAAGCAGTACGAGGACATGGTGGTGGAGGCCTGCGGCTGCAGGTAG